A single window of Nicotiana sylvestris chromosome 3, ASM39365v2, whole genome shotgun sequence DNA harbors:
- the LOC138887990 gene encoding kinetochore protein SLK19-like, whose protein sequence is MAEDLELWAIICDSPYVPMKKLEEIGPMVPKACDIAKEIWEALQAAHEGTTQVKQSKINMLTTEYELLRIKDDESIQDMHTRFTSIINKLHSLGDVIPRNKFVRKILSVLPGSLESKVNAITEAKYLQTLTMDELIADNIIKHALDALGDSSSESEREPNAENSSMMAVETEATKYDSLFTLMAQSDDDEEDEDDEVNFRYVQRNIKSYSSKKLMSLANVLIDAYYSLVNDKEILTIELEEAEQSRDDLVVCVVDLNETISNLEKEKEALNEIITSVENETDDLMVVVVDLKETIEGLSNEKHILEGKITTTEEERDDFLVICTDLEETIEGLNIEHMNVSLGKGKEVASETHIMLEKELTIVKTSLCSELEKNQQF, encoded by the exons TGATattgccaaagaaatatgggaagcattgcaagccgcacacgaaggaactactcaggtcaAACAGTCTAAGATCAACATGCTCACCACGGAATATGAGCTCCTTAGGATAaaggatgatgagtctatacaagatatgcacaccagattcacctccatcataaataagcttcattcacttggagatgtcattcccagaaacaagTTTGTAAGAAAAATCCTTAGCGTTCTACCTGGTTCTttggaaagtaaggtaaatgccattACTGAAGCTAAATATCTACAAACTCTGACtatggatgagttgattg CGGACAATATTATTAAGCATGCTCTTGATGCTTTGGGAGACTCCTCTAGTGAATCCGAAAGGgaaccaaatgcagaaaatagttccatgatggcagtggaaactgaagcaacgaAGTATGATTCACTGTTCACGTTGATGGCTCAGTccgatgatgatgaagaagatgaagatgatgaggtaaacttcaggTATGTTCAGAGAAATATAaaatcctactcttctaagaagctaatgtcattagcaaatgtcctaattgatgcctattatagccttgttaatgataaggagatcctgaccATAGAATTAGAAGAGgccgaacaatctagagatgatctggtggtctgtgtagtggaccTAAATGAGACAATAtctaatcttgaaaaagaaaaggaagccttAAATGAAATAATAACTAGTGTGGAAAATGAGACAGACGACctgatggtagtagttgttgatctaaaagaaacaatagaaggtctTAGCAATGAGAAACACATCTTAGAAGGAAAAATTACAACTACTGAGGAAGAAAGGGATGACTTTTTAGTAATATGCACCgatctagaggaaaccattgagggactcaatatAGAACATATGAATGTGagtcttgggaaagggaaggaagtagctaGTGAGACACACATCATGCTTGAAAAGGAATTAACTATTGTAAAAACCAGTCTATGTAGTGAACTCGAGAAGAATCAGCAATTTTaa